From Girardinichthys multiradiatus isolate DD_20200921_A chromosome 3, DD_fGirMul_XY1, whole genome shotgun sequence, the proteins below share one genomic window:
- the LOC124864657 gene encoding myelin-associated glycoprotein-like, with protein sequence MGAYRWLLFFVGIYLKDVESEASSWTSASPTSVKGLLGSCVVIPCSFNYPDEGNKFDFTGIWLHSEGIVFHSKEPQKVLQQYQNRLELVGDLKGKNCSLKINALQQSDIGPFHFRIEIKNYDNYSYKNKVSISVIREPNPIQFSVGEDIKEGQNVSVACSVSHSCPTSPPGFKWNHPGEEIHQSQQLGDAEWKETSILSFRATHFDHNKPLNCTVTYRGGKKQEQSKIFPVKYAPVNVNVDYNSDVKEGETVALTCSSEAHPPVSRYEWHNATGAQISQGNLYIVSNVSRNIGAMYCTAINAEGQVKSRSVRFKVQYAPDVKNESSCSLEGHWVQCKCIVDSNPASTVTFKLGDKILPGVTGVENGSYTIKFLWKDIESTTFVECSADNMQGSANLKLLLPHDDMVLYMFIAAGAAGCLVVIVLVVGFIRTCRGKRGDTSRLNRSTVMTQRALEPPQYSSESFPRKEICDDQPCYEIYQNENLYGNTGTDWNDQIYANV encoded by the exons ATGGGTGCTTacagatggctgttgttttttgtaggcatttatttaaaag atgtTGAAAGTGAAGCCTCATCTTGGACATCTGCATCCCCAACCTCAGTTAAAGGTCTCCTTGGCTCATGCGTAGTCATCCCCTGCTCATTTAACTACCCAGATGAAggaaataaatttgatttcactGGGATTTGGTTGCATTCGGAGGGCATAGTTTTTCACTCAAAAGAGCCTCAAAAGGTGTTACAGCAATATCAGAATCGGCTTGAGCTGGTTGGAGATCTTAAAGGAAAGAACTGCTCTCTGAAGATCAATGCCCTTCAACAAAGTGACATAGGGCCTTTTCATTTCAGAATTGAAATTAAGAACTATGACAACTATTCGTACAAAAACAAGGTCTCCATTTCAGTTATAA GGGAGCCAAATCCCATTCAATTCTCTGTGGGAGAAGACATTAAGGAGGGACAAAACGTGTCAGTGGCCTGCTCTGTGTCTCACTCTTGTCCCACCTCTCCTCCTGGTTTCAAGTGGAATCACCCTGGAGAGGAGATTCATCAGTCCCAACAGCTTGGCGATGCAGAGTGGAAAGAAACGTCTATTCTGAGCTTTCGTGCGACTCATTTTGATCACAACAAGCCTTTAAATTGCACTGTAACATACAGGGGAGGTAAAAAGCAGGAACAATCCAAGATCTTTCCTGTAAAAT ATGCCCCTGTCAATGTGAATGTCGATTACAATTCTGATGTAAAGGAGGGAGAAACTGTCGCTCTCACTTGCTCCAGTGAGGCACACCCTCCTGTCAGTCGCTATGAGTGGCACAATGCAACTGGGGCTCAGATATCTCAAGGAAACCTCTACATAGTATCAAATGTCTCTAGAAATATAGGAGCGATGTACTGTACTGCTATCAATGCAGAGGGACAAGTCAAATCGAGATCTGTGCGGTTTAAAGTTCAAT ATGCTCCTGATGTAAAAAATGAATCGTCATGCTCTTTAGAGGGACACTGGGTCCAGTGTAAGTGTATTGTGGACTCCAACCCTGCTAGTACAGTCACATTTAAGCTTGGTGACAAAATTCTGCCAGGAGTTACAGGAGTTGAAAATGGTTCCTACACCATAAAGTTTCTTTGGAAAGACATTGAGTCCACCACGTTTGTGGAGTGTTCGGCAGACAACATGCAAGGCAGTGCCAACCTTAAACTCCTTTTACCTCACGACG ATATGGTGCTTTACATGTTCATTGCCGCTGGAGCAGCAGGATGTTTGGTGGTAATTGTACTTGTAGTGGGATTTATTCGGACATG CAGGGGGAAACGTGGAGACACTTCAAGATTAAACAGGAGCACGGTGATGACACAAAGGGCATTGGAGCCCCCACAGTATTCCTCAGAAAG TTTCCCCAGGAAAGAGATTTGTGATGATCAGCCTTGTTATGAAATTTATCAGAATGAAAATCTATATGGCAATACAGGG ACTGACTGGAATGATCAAATATATGCCAATGTGTAA